The following are encoded together in the Scytonema millei VB511283 genome:
- a CDS encoding two-partner secretion domain-containing protein, producing the protein MQISSVAGRWCARLGLFGAITSLSFANVFGSAVVFGSPALAQVVPDNTVGSAVSGISGGEQTITGGTRQGGNLFHSFDRFSVPTNGAAIFSNDLDIQNILSRVTGGSVSDIDGLIRANGAANLFLLNPNGIIFGPNARLDVGGSFIATTASSINFADGTQFSATPGTGAPLLTVSVPLGLQFGAGAGEIVNRSRSADSNDFVVGLQVQPGKTLGLIGGSINLEGGWLTARGGRIELGAVAAPGVVGINPDPSGFRFSFPTDLTLGDISLTNDSIVNVSAGGGGHISVNTRNLNLFGGSELVAGIGENQEVVGAVAGDIDVNAQGTIAIGGRSQRGFSSGVFNNVDEGGTGKGGNIDINTGSLSLTDSGVISASVFGTGNAGNVNITAADSVSLDSSTIFSRVRENATGNGGNVAIKARSVELTNGARLTTSTLGQGNAGSIDVRAQDTVSLNNSFLLSNVGSSQGNPAKGNVGTIRIKAKTVLLNEGTQIAAGFFANGQGNSGIVSIEADDSISFSASEILTNTDFNAVGNSSDILISAPTVSFTNGSLLKTSNAGQGNAGNITITAQSLSLSDSELVSNIGSLERQPAKGDVGNIRIKAKTVSLNEGTQIEAGFFANGQGNSGIVSIEADDSISFSASAILTNTDFNAVGNSSDIQISAPTVSFTNGSLLKTSNAGQGNAGNITITAQSLSLSDSELVSNIGSLERQPAKGDVGNIRIKAKTVSLNEGTQIEAGFFANGQGNSGVVSIEADDSISFSASAILTNTDFNAVGNSSDIQISAPTVSFTNGSLLETSNAGRGNAGNVTITASDRITFDGSSVFSSLEVGGTGRGGDITLKARSISLENNTSLTAGTFGEGDAGNVFLQADNFILLSSSYIFSSVSPEAEGNGGTIDIKAGSLSLTDGAQIIAAIEGHENKLSGGRGNGGKVIIDVRDAFSASGSSGVFTTVQTGAVGNGGTIDIKARSFSLSNNSRLNASNFGTGDAGNIIVNVRTLNLDNGGILASSESGDGGDIRLQASKSVRLRKGSYITTEAGSEGQGGNGGNITIDSPLVIAGQGEQEGNNDIFANAFNGKGGTIEINAQSIFGLNRIDGETLQSRLGTDTPTAEDFLNFLNNSSSNDVAAISLTNPSFSGTVSFNTADIDPSRDIVELPTGLVDASSLVAAGCPSGAENRFTVAGRGGLPPAPADKLSPDALLTDWATLQTPETQNRAAVETTTPVATNTTPTPPVETITEATSWQYDRNGAIILTSGDTTSSSHLKTTPTSCPSS; encoded by the coding sequence TTGCAAATATCTTCAGTTGCTGGGCGCTGGTGCGCGCGGCTAGGGTTGTTTGGTGCGATAACTTCGTTAAGCTTCGCTAACGTATTTGGAAGTGCTGTTGTATTTGGGAGTCCTGCGCTGGCTCAAGTTGTTCCAGACAATACTGTTGGTTCTGCTGTCAGTGGTATCAGTGGCGGTGAGCAGACAATTACTGGTGGAACTAGGCAGGGTGGTAATTTATTCCACAGTTTCGATCGGTTTTCGGTTCCGACCAACGGAGCAGCTATTTTTAGCAATGATTTAGATATTCAAAATATTCTTAGTAGGGTTACAGGTGGCTCTGTATCTGATATTGATGGTTTGATTAGAGCCAACGGAGCAGCTAATTTATTTTTGCTCAATCCCAACGGGATTATTTTCGGTCCGAATGCCAGATTGGATGTTGGTGGTTCGTTTATTGCGACGACAGCAAGCAGTATCAACTTTGCTGATGGAACGCAGTTTAGTGCTACACCAGGTACAGGTGCGCCGTTACTCACCGTCAGCGTTCCCTTGGGTTTACAGTTTGGTGCTGGTGCAGGGGAGATTGTCAATCGTTCTCGATCTGCTGACAGCAACGATTTTGTTGTAGGTTTGCAGGTACAACCAGGAAAAACCCTGGGGTTGATTGGCGGAAGCATAAATCTGGAAGGCGGTTGGTTAACTGCTAGAGGCGGACGAATCGAATTAGGCGCAGTAGCCGCCCCAGGAGTGGTAGGAATTAACCCCGATCCCAGTGGTTTTCGCTTCAGCTTTCCTACAGACCTCACTTTAGGAGACATATCGCTGACCAATGACTCAATAGTTAATGTCAGTGCTGGAGGTGGTGGTCATATTTCAGTTAATACCCGTAACTTAAATTTATTTGGAGGTAGCGAACTAGTTGCTGGCATTGGCGAAAATCAAGAAGTGGTTGGGGCTGTAGCAGGAGATATAGACGTTAATGCTCAAGGCACAATCGCAATTGGCGGACGAAGCCAGCGAGGGTTTTCTAGTGGGGTCTTCAACAATGTAGACGAGGGTGGCACAGGCAAAGGTGGCAATATTGACATTAATACTGGTTCTTTATCCTTAACTGATAGTGGTGTGATTTCTGCCAGCGTCTTTGGCACTGGTAATGCAGGCAATGTTAATATAACTGCTGCGGATAGCGTCTCCTTAGATAGCAGTACAATTTTCAGCCGTGTTAGGGAAAACGCTACTGGTAACGGTGGTAATGTCGCTATTAAGGCGCGATCGGTAGAATTAACTAATGGAGCGAGACTTACAACTTCCACCCTTGGACAAGGTAATGCAGGTAGCATAGACGTGCGGGCGCAAGATACTGTCTCCTTAAATAACAGCTTTCTCCTCAGTAATGTAGGCAGCTCCCAGGGAAATCCAGCGAAGGGAAATGTTGGCACTATCCGCATCAAAGCTAAAACTGTGCTCTTAAACGAGGGAACGCAGATAGCAGCTGGTTTTTTTGCCAACGGACAAGGAAACTCAGGAATTGTCTCTATCGAAGCGGATGACTCGATTTCTTTTTCGGCAAGTGAAATTTTGACGAATACAGATTTTAATGCGGTAGGTAATAGTAGCGACATCCTCATTTCAGCACCAACAGTTTCTTTCACCAATGGCTCTCTGCTAAAAACTAGTAATGCCGGACAGGGAAACGCAGGTAACATAACTATTACAGCACAATCACTTTCTTTATCAGACAGCGAGCTTGTGAGCAATATAGGAAGTCTGGAGAGACAACCAGCGAAGGGAGATGTTGGCAATATCCGCATCAAAGCTAAAACCGTGTCCTTAAACGAGGGAACGCAGATAGAAGCTGGTTTTTTTGCCAACGGACAAGGAAACTCAGGAATTGTCTCTATCGAAGCAGATGACTCGATTTCTTTTTCGGCAAGTGCGATTTTGACGAATACAGATTTTAATGCAGTAGGTAATAGTAGCGACATCCAAATCTCCGCACCAACAGTTTCTTTCACCAATGGCTCTCTGCTAAAAACCAGTAATGCCGGACAGGGAAATGCGGGCAACATAACTATTACAGCACAATCACTTTCTTTATCAGACAGCGAGCTTGTGAGCAATATAGGAAGTCTGGAGAGACAACCAGCAAAGGGAGATGTTGGCAATATCCGCATCAAAGCTAAAACCGTGTCCTTAAACGAGGGAACGCAGATAGAAGCTGGTTTTTTTGCCAATGGACAAGGCAACTCAGGAGTTGTTTCTATCGAAGCGGATGACTCGATTTCTTTTTCGGCAAGTGCGATTTTGACGAATACAGATTTTAATGCAGTAGGTAATAGTAGCGACATCCAAATCTCAGCACCAACAGTTTCTTTCACCAATGGCTCGCTACTGGAGACTAGTAATGCCGGACGGGGAAATGCAGGTAACGTAACTATTACTGCTAGCGATCGTATTACTTTTGACGGAAGTAGTGTATTTAGTAGCTTGGAAGTAGGAGGCACAGGTCGAGGTGGAGACATCACGCTCAAAGCGCGCTCGATCTCATTAGAGAATAATACTTCATTGACTGCTGGCACTTTTGGAGAAGGAGATGCTGGAAACGTCTTCTTGCAAGCAGATAATTTTATTTTGCTCTCAAGTAGTTATATTTTTAGCTCTGTGTCGCCTGAAGCAGAAGGCAATGGCGGTACGATTGACATCAAAGCAGGATCGCTCTCTCTCACTGATGGTGCTCAAATTATTGCTGCTATCGAGGGACATGAGAATAAACTGTCAGGTGGACGTGGCAATGGTGGCAAGGTAATTATTGACGTGCGCGATGCTTTCAGTGCTAGTGGTAGCAGCGGAGTTTTCACTACAGTTCAAACTGGGGCAGTGGGTAACGGCGGTACAATTGACATTAAAGCCCGATCTTTCTCTCTTAGCAATAATAGTCGATTGAATGCCAGTAACTTTGGAACAGGAGATGCAGGGAACATCATTGTAAACGTTCGCACCCTTAATCTCGATAACGGTGGTATCCTCGCCAGCTCTGAATCAGGTGACGGTGGGGATATCCGATTGCAAGCAAGTAAAAGTGTGAGGTTACGCAAAGGTAGTTATATCACAACCGAAGCAGGAAGCGAGGGACAAGGTGGAAATGGTGGCAACATTACAATTGACTCTCCCTTGGTTATTGCTGGTCAAGGAGAGCAAGAGGGTAATAACGATATTTTTGCTAATGCTTTTAATGGCAAAGGCGGTACGATCGAAATTAATGCTCAAAGCATTTTTGGACTAAACCGAATTGACGGTGAAACACTTCAATCTCGGTTAGGCACTGATACACCCACAGCAGAGGACTTTCTCAACTTCTTAAATAACTCATCTAGTAATGATGTAGCAGCAATTTCCCTCACAAATCCTTCCTTCAGTGGTACTGTCAGCTTTAATACTGCCGATATCGACCCCAGCCGCGATATTGTGGAACTACCAACAGGATTGGTCGATGCCTCCTCTTTAGTCGCAGCAGGATGCCCATCTGGAGCCGAAAACCGCTTCACCGTCGCCGGACGCGGCGGCTTACCCCCTGCACCAGCAGATAAACTCAGTCCTGATGCCCTCCTCACCGATTGGGCAACTCTGCAAACACCAGAAACTCAAAACCGTGCCGCAGTAGAAACAACTACCCCAGTAGCAACTAATACTACACCTACTCCACCCGTAGAAACCATAACTGAAGCCACATCCTGGCAATACGATCGCAACGGCGCGATAATTCTTACTAGCGGCGATACCACATCATCAAGTCATTTAAAGACAACACCGACTTCCTGCCCTAGTTCATAG
- a CDS encoding DUF928 domain-containing protein — protein sequence MKIKPWLKYVIPILAIGCFAPVVPTTTQAAPAKAVQNAQSDYDNFMRQGYLATAQRDYETALVNFRKALNLRQGNPYATRAINNISSYLSQRGEATISFVPPEWGAPGNRVGGATRGCFSGKQALTALVPNTNTGTTIAAQPTLSFYVPANKAEQLELVVLNDKQKILHKSIVASPKTPGIVSINMAKMSGAPSLETGKNYQWYFSMICDPKDRSADVVVDGWIQRVEADPILQSEIQKAKPSDRVSLYAANGIWYDTVAAMVASRQSTPNNSTVSREWSDLLKSVGLGAVAQAPIVLLN from the coding sequence ATGAAGATTAAACCGTGGCTGAAGTACGTAATCCCGATCTTGGCAATTGGTTGTTTTGCCCCTGTAGTCCCTACAACGACGCAGGCTGCACCCGCTAAAGCAGTCCAAAATGCCCAGTCCGATTACGATAACTTCATGCGACAAGGCTATCTTGCCACTGCTCAACGAGACTATGAAACAGCTCTAGTCAATTTTCGCAAGGCTCTCAACCTCCGGCAAGGAAACCCCTACGCTACCAGAGCAATTAACAACATCAGTAGCTATCTTTCGCAGCGCGGCGAAGCTACAATTTCCTTCGTACCCCCGGAGTGGGGCGCACCAGGAAACCGAGTTGGTGGTGCAACGCGGGGCTGTTTTAGTGGCAAACAAGCACTCACAGCTTTAGTTCCAAATACTAATACGGGAACGACGATCGCCGCCCAACCTACCTTATCGTTCTACGTGCCTGCAAATAAAGCCGAACAACTAGAATTAGTCGTACTCAACGATAAACAAAAGATCCTGCACAAATCTATTGTTGCTTCGCCAAAAACACCAGGGATTGTCAGCATCAACATGGCGAAAATGTCAGGTGCGCCATCTCTAGAGACGGGGAAAAACTATCAATGGTATTTCTCCATGATTTGCGATCCAAAAGACCGTTCGGCAGACGTAGTTGTAGACGGCTGGATTCAACGAGTTGAAGCCGATCCGATTCTGCAAAGCGAAATTCAAAAAGCCAAACCGAGCGATCGCGTCTCTTTATATGCGGCAAATGGCATTTGGTACGATACAGTAGCGGCAATGGTGGCAAGCCGTCAATCGACACCCAATAATTCAACCGTATCGCGAGAATGGTCGGATTTACTCAAATCTGTGGGATTGGGTGCAGTGGCTCAGGCTCCAATTGTATTGCTGAATTAA